GTAGCTGAAATACCAGTCCAGGTTCGGCAAACCATCGCGGCCGGTCAGCTTGCAGTATTGCGCCACCGCCTCCGGAATGGTCGGCACGCCATAGGCCGTCAGGTCCGAGATCTCGGCCAGGCCGCCGCGCTGGTCGGACGGCATCACCCAGTTCATCAGGAAGTAGCTGAAGTCGGCCAGCGGATTGCCCAGGGTCGACAGTTCCCAGTCCAGCACCGCCACCACGCGCGGCTCGGTGGCGTGCAGGATCATGTTGTCCAGCCGATAGTCGCCATGGACGATCGAGGTCATCTCATCGGCGGGACAGCTGGCCGGCAGGAATTCGATCAGGCGGTCCATGTCCTCGATCGTCCTGGTCTCGGACGCCTTGTACTGCTTGGTCCAGCGGTCGATCTGGCGGGCGAAGTAGTTGCCCGGCTTGCCGTAGTCGGCCAGGCCGACGGCGGCGTAGTCGACATTGTGCAGGGCGGCCAGGGTGGCGATCTCGGCCTCGTAGATCGCCCGGCGCTCGGCGGGCGCGTAGTCGGGCAAGGTGCCGTCCCACAGGATCCGGCCTTCCACATTGTCCATCACGTAGAAGATCGTGCCGATCACCTCCTCGTCCATGCACAGGGCGTAGGCCTTGGCGACGGGGAAATCGGCCTTGTTGAGGCCCGAGATCACCTTGAACTCGCGGTCGACGGCGTGGGCGCTGGGCAGCAGCTTGCCCGGCGGCTTGCGGCGCAGGACATACTTCTTGGCCGGCGTGACCAGCTGATAGGTCGGGTTGGACTGGCCGCCCTTGAACTGCCGCACCTCCAGCGGGCCGGCATAGCCTTCGACGTTCGCTTCCAGCCAGCTCGCCAGCCTGGCCTCGTCAATGGCGTGGCGCGGGTCGACGGGCTTGGTTCCGGAATTCAGATCCTGGGCGGACTGTTCGGCGGCGGCCATGCGCTTACTCCCCAACGCTTGTTTGAAAGGGAGTTTAGAGGGTGGGGCGTAGGGCGCAAGCTTCGATGGCGCCGTGCGCGGGACGGGGACAGACACATGTGCCTGTCCCCAACCGTATCTCGACGCCTACGCGTGCTGGCTCAGCGCCCGCCAGCCGATGTCGGAGCGATAGAACCCGCCCTCCAGCGACACCGTGCCCAGGGCCGCATAGGCCACGTCGCGGGCTTCGTGCAGCGTCGCCCCCAGGGCGCAGACGTTCAGCACCCGGCCGCCGGCGGCGACTAGGCGGCCCTCGAACTCGCGGGCCGTGCCGGCGTGGAAGATCACGGCCTCGCCGCCGAAGTCGGCGTCGGCGCCCAGGATCCGGCCGCCGGTCTTGGGCGCGTCGGGATAGCCCTCGGCGGCCAGGACGACGCAGATCGCCGCCTCGTCGCGCCAGACCGGCTTGTCGGCCGAGGCCAGCTCGCCCTTGGCGGCGGCCAGCAGGATCGGCACCAGATCGCTTTCCAGCCGCAGCATCAGCGTCTGGCATTCGGGATCGCCGAAGCGGGCGTTGTACTCGACCAGCTTCGGCCCCGTGGGCGTCAGCATCAGGCCGGCATAGAGCACGCCCACATAGGGGCAGCCCTCGGCGGCCATGCCCTCGACGGTGGGAACCACCAGCTCGCGCCAGGCCTGCTCGATCAGGGCGTCGGTCAGGACGGGCGGCGGCGAATAGGTGCCCATGCCGCCGGTGTTGGGACCCTCGTCGCCATTATAGGCCCGCTTGTGATCCTGGGCGGCGCCGAACAGCACGGCGGTCTTGCCGTCGCAGATCGCGAAGAGGGAGGCCTCCTCGCCGTGCATGAACTCCTCGATCACCACCCGCGCCCCGGCCGAGCCGAAACGGCCGCCCAGCATGTCCAGCACGGCGGCGTCCGCCTCGGCGCGCGTCGCGGCGATCACCACGCCCTTGCCGGCCGCCAGGCCGTCGGCCTTGATCACGAACGGCGCGTCCAGGGTGTCCAGGAACGTGCCGGCCGAGGCCGCGTCGGTGAACACGCCATAGGCCGCCGTCGGCAGGCCGTGGCGGGCGCAGAAGTCCTTGGTGAAGGCCTTGGAGGTCTCCAGCCGCGCGGCCTGGGCGCTGCCGCCGAAACAGGGGATGCCGACCTTGGCCAGTTCGTCGGCCAGACCGACCTCCAGCGCCGATTCCGGGCCGACCACGACGAGATCGGCGGCGATCTCCTGGGCCAGGGCCACCAGCCCCGCCACGTCGAGGACCTTCACCGCCCGCAGTTCGGCGACCTGCTCGATGCCCGGATTGCCCGGGGCGGCGACAAGGCGGCCGCACAGCGGCGACTGGGCGATCTTCCAGGCCAGGGCGTGTTCACGACCGCCGGACCCGACGAGGAGGATGTTCAGCTTTTCCATGAGGCCGGGGTGTCGCGCGGCAACCGCGCCGGGTCAAGGCCGCGGGACCGAGGCGGCGCCCCGCCGGACACGCCATGACGATCCGCTACGCCGGCTGGAGCGCACGTCCCCGGCCGGCGGCTTTCCAACGCGGCGTGGGAGTGGTCATGTGTTCGTCATCGGCCATCGCCTAGTCTCACCGCGTCCGGCGTCGCCGGTTTGGGGAAATCCATGAAGCCTCCGATCAAGCGCCTGAGCGACCTGAAGCCGTCGGCGGAGCCGGCCGGCGCCTATGCCCGCCCCACTCCGAAGGTGGCCCGGCGCAAGAGCGCCAAGGTGCTGACCGACGAGGAACGGGCGGCCTTCCTGGCCTCACGGCCGGATCTCGCGCCCAAGGGGTAGGTCACGACAACAAATGGGGACATACGCATGCGTGTGTCCCCCAAACGCCAACAGCCCCGACCTCTCGGCCGGGGCTGTCGCGATTCCAGCGCGGATCCGCCGCCTTAAGCCGCGTCGAGATCCAGCGAATAGCCCGCCGAACGCACGGTGCGGATCGGGTCGCCGTCCACGTCGCCGTTCAGCGCCTTGCGCAGGCGGCCGATGTGGACGTCGACGGTGCGCGCCTCGACATAGACGTCCGAGCCCCAGACGGCGTCCAGCAGCTGTTCGCGGCTGAACACCCGGCCCGGATGCTGCATCAGGTAGTCGAGCAGGCGGAACTCGGTCGGGCCGAGGTGGACTTCCTTGCCCTGGCGCTTCACGCGGTGGGCGACGCGGTCGATGACGATGTCGCCGACCGTGATGCGGTCGTCGGCCAGGCCCGGGCGGATGCGGCGCAGGACGGCGCGGACGCGGGCGGTCAGCTCGATCATCGAGAACGGCTTGACCACATAGTCGTCGGCGCCGGTGTCGAGACCGCGGATCCGGTCGCTCTCCTCGCCGCGCGCCGTCAGCATGATGATCGGCACGTTGCGGGTTTCGGAGCGGCCGCGCAGGCGGCGGCAGACCTCGATGCCCGAGACCTTGGGCAGCATCCAGTCCAGGATCACCAGGTCGGGCGCGCGCTCCGAAGCCATGGTCAGGGCTTCTTCGCCATCGCCGGCCACGCCGACGACATAGCCTTCCTTGTCGAGATTGTAGTGCAGCAGGGTGGCCAGGGCGTCTTCGTCTTCGACCACCAGAACGTACGGAGTCACTTCGGCCTACCCTCTTTAGTTCGACAGCTCGAGCTTGGGACGCTGCGAGATGATCTCTTCGCCCGTCAGCTCGAAATGGATGATCTCGGCGATGTTGGTGGCGTGGTCGCCGATGCGCTCAAGGTTCTTGGCCACGAACAGCAGGTGGGCGCACGGATTGATCGTCCGGGGGTCGCCCATCATGTAGGTCAGCAGTTCGCGGAAGATGGCGTTGTAGTGCTCGTCGACCTCTTCGTCGCGGCCCCAGACGCCGATGGCGCGCTGCAGGTCCGACGAGGTGTAGGCGTCCAGCACGTCCTTCAGGCGGCCCTGGACCAGGCGGCCCATGCGCTCGATCGAGCGGGTCAGGGCGCTCATCGGATCGGCTTCGGTCAGGATCAGGGCGCGCTTGCCGATGTTCTTGGCCATGTCGCCGCAGCGTTCCAGGCTCATCGAGATCTTCAGGGCGGCGACGGCGTGGCGCAGGTCCACGGCCATCGGCTGGCGCAGGGCGATCAGCTTGAAGGCCTTGCGCTCGATCTCGCCCTGCAGGGCGTCGAGGCGCTCGTCGCGGGCCACGACCTGCTGGGCCAGGGGCGCGTCGCGGCGGGCGATGCAGTCGATGGCGTCGGCGACCTGGGCCTCGGCCAGGCCGCCCATGCGGGTGACCTCGGCCGTGAGGTGGTTCAGCTCTTCGCCGTAGGACTTGACGGTATGCTCGGTCATGTCGGGGTCCTTACCGGTTAGCCGAAGCGGCCGGTGATGTAGTCTTGCGTGCGGGTGTCGCGGGGATTGGTGAACATCTCCTCGGTCGGACCGCTTTCGACCAGCTTGCCCAGGTGGAAGAAGGCCGTCTTCTGCGAGACGCGGGCGGCCTGGGCCATCGAGTGGGTGACGATGACGATGCAGAACTGGCTGCGCAGCTCGTCGATCAGCTCCTCGATCTTGGCGGTGGCGATCGGGTCGAGGGCCGAGCAGGGCTCGTCCATCAGGATCACTTCCGGCGAGACGGCGATGGCGCGGGCGATGACCAGGCGCTGCTGCTGACCGCCCGACAGGCCGGTGCCGGCCTGGTGCAGGCGATCGGCGACCTCGTTCCACAGGCCGGCCTTCTTCAGGCTGGCCTCGACGATGGCTTCCAGCTCGTCCTTGCGCGTGGCCAGGCCGTGGATCTTGGGGCCGTAGGCGACGTTCTCGAAGATCGTCTTGGGGAAAGGGTTCGGCTTCTGGAACACCATGCCGACGCGCGAGCGCAGCACCACCGGGTCGACGCTCTTGGCGTTGACGTCGTTGCCGTCGATCTCGATCGAACCCTGGACCTTGGCCGAGGGGATCGTGTCGTTCATGCGGTTGATGCAGCGCAGGAAGGTCGACTTGCCGCAGCCCGACGGGCCGATGAAGGCGGTGACCGACTTGGCCGGCACGTCGAGGCTGACGTCGAACAGCGCCTGCTTCTCGCCGTAGAAGACGTTGACGTCGCGGGCCCGGATCTTGAACTCGCTGGTGGTCACGTGTCCGTGGCCGGCGGGGATGGCCGAGGCCAGGGTGGGCGCGTGAGCGGCGATGGTGTCGTCGCGGTTTTCGGTCGGCATGGCGTGTCCCAGCGAAAGGGAAGAAGCGAGGGGATTGAGGAAGCTCATGATCCTACCACCGGCGTTCGAAGCGGCGGCGCAGGATCACGGCGGCGGCGTTCATGACGATCATGAAGACCAGCAGCACGATGATGGCGGCGGCGGTGCGTTCGTGGAAGGCGCGCTCCGAAGCGTTCTCCCAGATGAACACCTGGACGGGCAGCACGGTGGCCGAGCTGGCGAAGTTCTCCGGCGCGCCGGGCACGAAGGCGACCATGCCGATCATCAGCAGCGGCGCGGTCTCGCCCAGGGCGTGGGCCAGCGACAGGATGGCGCCGGTCATCACGCCGGGCATGGCCAGCGGGAGCACGTGGTGGAAGACGGTCTGGGCCTTGGAGGCGCCGACGCCGAGGGCGGCTTCGCGGATCGAGGGCGGCACGGCCTTCAGCGAGCTGCGGGTGGCGATGATCACGGTCGGCAGGGCCATCAGGGCCAGCACCAGGCCGCCGACCAGCGGCGAGCCGCGCGGCACGTGCAGCCAGTTGATGAACAGGGCCAGGCCCAGCAGGCCGTAGACGATCGACGGCACGGCGGCCAGGTTGTTGATGTTGACCTCGATGACGTCGGTCCAGCGGTTCTTCGGCGCGAACTCCTCGAGATAGACCGCGGCCAGCACGCCCACCGGGATGGCGATCACGGCGGTGATGATCAGCATCATGGCCGAGCCGATCACCGCGCCCCAGACGCCGGCCTGTTCGGGCTCGGTGGAGTCGGAGTTGGTGAAGAACTTGGTGTTGAAGCCGGTCTTGACCGTGCCGTCGTTCTTCAGCTTGTCCAGCCAGTCCAGTTGCTGGTTGTCGAGCTTGCGGTCGCCCTCGGCGGTCGAGCGCTTGATCTCGCCCTTGTAGTAAAGGTCGGCGTCGGCCTTGACCGAACCGGTGACGTTGACCGTCTTGCCGATCAGCGAATGGTCCTTCTTGACCATCTGCAGCAGCTGGTTGCCGAAGTCGCGCGAGGTCAGATCCATGATCTTGCCGGACGTCGTGCCCAGGTCGTCGTCCTGGACGCCCAGCTTCTTCATCATCGCCTCGGCGACGATGTAGTCGAAGTTGACGCCCTCGATCGCGGTCGTGTCGATGCGCTCGGGGTTCAGATAGACCGGCACCGTCAGGGTGTGGGTCTCGAAGGTCGAGTAGCCCTGGGCGACGATGCGGCCGACCAGCACGACCAGGAAGATCATGGCGATGATGATCGCCGCGATGCCCTGGGCGCGGAACAGCTTCTCGGAGCGGTGGCGCTTCTTGAGCAGGGCGTCGCGCGCCGACTCGGCCGGACGGGCGGCGGGAGCGCCGGGGGAGATGGCCGCGTCAGTCATATTGTTCCCGGTACTTCTGGACGATGCGCAGGGCGATGATGTTGAGGCCGAGGGTGACCACGAACAGGGTCAGACCCAGGCCGAAGGCCGACAGGGTCTTGGGGCTGTCGAACTCCTGGTCGCCGGTCAGCAGGGTGACGATCTGGACGGTCACGGTGGTGACGGTGTCCAGCGGGTTGGCGGTCAGCTTGGCCTGCAGGCCGGCGGCCATGGTCACGATCATGGTCTCGCCGACGGCGCGGGACACGGCCAGCAGCATGGCGGCCATGATGCCCGGCAGGGCGGCGGGCAGGACCACCTTCTTGACGGTCTCGGACTTGGTCGCGCCCATGGCGTAGCTGCCGTCGCGGAGCGATTGGGGCACGGCGTTGATGATGTCGTCCGACAGCGAGGAGACGAAGGGGATCAGCATGATGCCCATCACCACCCCGGCCACCAGGGCCATCTGGTTCTGAACCTGCATCAGGTACTGGGCCAGGTCGTCGAGCGGGCCGCCGGCCAGGCTGGCGCCGATGCCGTTGAAGAAGGCCCGGAAGATCGGGCCCACGGTCAGGGCGGCGAAGAAGCCGTAGACCACGGTCGGCACGCCGGCCAGGATCTCCAGCAGCGGCTTGATCGTCGAGCGCAGGCCGCGACCGGCGTATTCCGAAAGGTAGATGGCCGAGTAGAGGCCGATTGGCGCGGCCACCAGCATGGCGATCATCATCACCAGGAAGGTGCCGGCGAACAGCGGCACGGCTCCGAAGGCGCCCGACGAGGCCACCTGGTCGGCGCGCATGGCGATCTGCGGGGCCCATTCGGTGCCGAACAGGAAGCTGAGCGGCGACACGCTCTGGAAGAAGCGCCAGCTTTCCCAGATCAGCGACATCACGATGCCGAGCGTGGTCAGGACGGCGGCGACCGAACAGGCGATCAGAACGCCGGCGATCCAGCCTTCGACCCGGTTGCGGGCGCGGAATTCGGTGTTGATGCGCGGGGTGGCCAGCAGGAAGCCGGCCAGGGCCAGCAGGCCGGCCAGGCCCAGGACCGAGTAGCTGACGATGCCGTCGATGCGCTTGGCCTCGACCACCTTGGCGTCGAAGGCGGCCTTCAGGGCGCCGTCATACGACACCTCGCTGGCGGCCTGGCCGATGGCGATGGCGTTGACGTCGCTGAAGAACACGTCTTGACGATCCGGGGTCAGGGCTTGGACAGCCGCCGGCCGCTGGGCCTGCAGCATGGCGTCCTCGACCCGGCCGCCGAAAGTGGCGCCCAGCAGGAGCAGCAGCGCCGCCGGCGCGCCGGCCCACAGGGCCGCGTACACGCCGTAATAGTTCGGCAGCGAGTGAAGTTTGGCCGCGGAGCCGCCGGAGGACTTCAACGCGCGGCTTCGGCCGGCCATGAAAGCCGCGCCGGAGAACAGGGCGAGGAAAAGGAGCGAGAGCCAGGTCAGCATGCGTGCGGCGGGGTCTTGCGCGAAGGGATGCGGTGACGGCGCACAGCGCGCCGTACCGCCCACGCCGATCTATGCCGGGCGGGCGCCGACCTTATGCGACGTTTTCACGACAGTTTTGCGACAGCGTCCGAGGTCGCGGGCTCCGGGAGGGCGCGCGGCGGCTCCGAAGTGATCCGCGCCATGGGGAAATAGACCCCGAACGTGGCCCCCTCGCCCTGGACGCTTTCCACGGTCATGCCGCCACGGTGGCGGTTCATGATGTGCTTGACGATCGCCAGGCCCAGGCCCGTGCCGGACCGCTCGCCGCTCTTCTGGCCCTCGACCCGGTAGAACCGTTCGGTCAGGCGCGGCAGGTGCTCGCGGGCCATGCCCGGGCCCCGATCGCTGACCCGGAACGAGGCGTAGCGCTCCTCGACGGCGTGGTCGGGAGTCAGCAGCGACATGCGGGCCGCGGCCGGGTCGCGCGGCGCGATCGCCATGTCGGCGGTCAGCCCCGAAAAGATCTCCACCCGGATGACGCCCTCGCGCGGGGTGTACTTGATGGCGTTGTCGACCAGGTTCTGGATCACCTGGACGATCTGGTCGCGATCGCCTTCGACCACGGCCGCGCCGCGCGGCGGCAGGACGGGATCGAAGGTGACCGACTTGTCCTTGGTCTGGGGCGCCAGGGCGTCCAGCACGTCGATCGTCGCCATGGCCAGGTCGACCTGGCCCAGCGGCGGGATGTGTTCGTTCAGCTCGATTCGCGACAGGCTCATCAGGTCGTCGATCAGCCGCGCCATCCGCTCGGCCTGGGCTTGCATGATGCCCAGGAACTTGTCGCGCGCGCCGACGTCGTCCTTGGCGTGGCCGCGCAGGGTCTCGATGAAGCCCGACAGCGAGGCCAGAGGCGTGCGCAGCTCATGGCTGGCGTTCGCCAGGAAATCGGCCCGGGTCCGCTCGCTGCGGCGGGTGTCGGTCTCGTCGCTGAGCACCAGCAGGGCCAGGCGCGAACCGCGCTCGTCCACGCCCAGCGGCGCGCAGTGCGCCGCCCATTCGCGGCCCTGGGCCCCGCCGCCGACATAGTCGACCGAGCGCCGCACGCCGCCGAACAGGCTTTCGTCCACCGCCTCCAGCACCTGCGGGCTGCGCAGGGCCGAGACCAGCAGGCCGCCGCGCGGCTGCAGCTTGAACAGCTCCCGCGCCGCGGCGTTGGCGAACACGAACCGCCGGCCGGTCAGGTCGTCGGCCTCCTCGGCGGCGATGACCATCAGCGGATCGGGCAGGGTTTCGAGAATCAGGCCGAAGGGCGGCGGCTGGTCGACCGCCGCCGGCGCGGGCGCCGGGGCGGTCGCGTCGATGGGGCGTTTCAGCGACCGACGGGCCAGCACATAGCCGACCACGCCGCTGAGCAGGGCCGCCGGAATCGCCGCGGACGTGTGGGCTCCGCCCGTCGCCGCCAGGGCCAGAAGCGCGGCGGGTCCGACCAGCACGGCGCCCCAGACGCCCAGGGGCGTGCTGGCGGACCCGTCGGAACGGGCTGACGAGGACGGCGAGGCCATCGGCATGCGGCAGTCTCGATTTGTGGCGAAGGGAGGATTCGGTGAACCAGATATGGCGCCCCGGGAACGCTTGCGATAGACCGTCAAACGCCTGGAAGCACGTCGACGTCGGAAAGCACCGCAATTTCGCCGCAACGTGCCGCAATCTGGGGGCTGGGTTTATCTCTAAGGTGTCGTTCGGAATGCAGCGCAAGGTCCTGGTCGCGACAGTCGCAACCGCTCCTCTCCTCGCCATGGCGTTCGGCGCTTATGCTGAGACGGTCATAACCACGGCGCGTACGACGCCGATCGCCACGGCGACGGCGACGAGCGGAGGGACGGCCGACGACGTGAAGGTCGACACGGGCGGGGGCATCACCCTGACCACGGCCGGTCCGCTGGTCACGCTCAACAGCAACAACAAGGTCACGATCGGCGGCAACGGGCTGACGAGCTTGGGCGTCAACGGCTCCACGGGCGTCCTGATCCAGGGCGGCACGACGGGCTCGGTGACCAACAACGCCGTCATCAGCCTGACCGAGGACTACACGCCGGCCGACAGCGACGCCGATGGCGACCTGGACGGCGCGTTCGCCCAGGGCTCCAACCGATACGGCATCCGCCTGCAAGGCCCGGGCGTGTTTACCGGCGACATCGTTCAGAGCTCGACCGGCTCGATCGTCATCGAGGGCAACAATTCGGCGGGCGTCTCGCTGGAGAGCGGCCTGGTCGGCAACCTGACCGTCAACGGCGGCGTCGCCGTCACCGGGGACAACGCCTACGGCGTCCACGTCGGCGGCCCGGTCAGCGGCAACGTCACGATCAACGGGACCACGAACACCCTGGGCCTGAACGCGACGGGCGTGGCGATCGACGGCAACGTCAACGGCGCCTTCGTCATCCAGGGCGCGGTCACCACCACCGGCTATCGCTACACCACGCGCCCGGCCGAAACCTCGGTCGCCAAGCTCGACGCCGACGATCTGCTGCAAGGCGGCTCGGCCGTCCGGGTGACCGGCGACGTCGGCGGCGGCATTCTGTTGAACGGTCCAACCGCCTCGACGGTGGTCGACGGCACGACCACCACGACCAGCACCATCAGCTCTTCGACGACCGCCACCGCGTCCCTCACCAGCTTCGGCGCCGCCCCGGCCCTGCAGATCGGTTCGGACACCCGGGCCGTGACCATCGGCGCCGTCGGCGCGGCCGACAACGCCTACGGCCTGGTCTCCAAGGGTTCGATCTCGGCCAGCGGCGTCTACGACAAGGTCACCGCCACCGCCGTCCAGATCGGCGGCGCGACGGGCCAGGCCACGACCCTGGCCGGCGGCGCGCGCTTCGACGGCACGGTCGCCGCCGGCGCCCGCGACGCCACCGCCACCGGCGTGAACCTGACCGCCGGCGCCAGCGTGCCGACGATCTGGAACCGGGGCTCGATCACCGCGACCAGCGGATCCTACGCCGGCACGACCAACACGGGCGACGCTCGCGGCGTGGTGATCGCGGCCGGCGCCGTGGCCAACACCCTGAACAACAGCGGCACGATCCAGGCCACGCGCACCGGCGAAACCGGCAACGCCATCGCGGTGCTCGATTCGTCCGGAACCCTGAACACGATCAACAACAGCGGGCAGATTCTCGCCTCGGTCACCGCGCCGGGCGTGAAGACCGACGGCCTGACCACCACCACGACCGCCGTCGCCACGGGCAAGGCCATCGCCCTGGACCTGTCGGCCTCGACCACGGGCGTGACCGTCAACCAGGTCACGCCGGTCTCGACCAGCGTCACGACCACCTTCCCCAGCACCGACACGGTGACCACCACCAGCGCGGCCACGACCACGACCGCGCCGGTGATCGTCGGCGAAGTGCGGTTCGGCTCGGGCGCGGACACGTTCAACGTCCAGGCCGGCTCGGTGATCGGCGACATAACGTTCGGCGCCGGCGCCGACGCCCTGAACATCGGCGGCGGCGCCCTGGTGATCGGCGGCCTGCGCGATTCCGACGGCCAGCTGGCGATCAACGTCGCCAACGGCTCGCTGGCCGTGACCAACGCCGAGACCATCAACGCCACCAGCCTGAACATCGGCGCGAACGGCAAGATGGTGTTCACCGTCGACCCGACGGCCGGCACGAACACCCACATCGTGACCTCCGGCGCGGTCAACATCGCCTCCGGCGCCCAGCTGGGCCTGCGGCTGACCAGCCTGCTGTCCGCCCCGACCAGCTACACCGTCATCACCGGCGGCACGCTGACGGCCGGCACGATCAACCAGGACCTGCTGGGCGGCACGCCCTATCTCTACGTGGCCAGCAGCCGCACCGACACCAACAACGTCTATCTGGACGTGCGTCGCCGCACCTCGGCCGAGATCGGCATGAACAAGGCCCAGGCCTCGGCCTATGACGCCACGTTCGCCGCGCTGGGCAAGGACAGCGCCATCGCCGCGGCCTATCTGGGCCAGTCCACCAAGGACGGCCTGCTGGGTCTCTACGACCAGATGATGCCGGACCAGGGCGAAGGCATCTTCGCGGCCATGCAGAACGTGAGCCACGCGATCTCGACCGCCACGGCCTACCGTCCCGACCCGGGCGACCGCTACGGACCCGACAGCCTGTGGGTCCAGGAAATCAACACCCTGGTGCGGCGCGACACCGACGACACCATGGGCTCCGACACCCAGGCCTTCGGCTTCGTCGGCGGCTATGAGGCCATGGGCGACGCCGGCGGCGCGCTGGGCCTGACCCTGGCCTATGTCAGCGTCGAGGAACACGACATCGCCGCCAAGGTGGGCGAGCAGACCACCGGCAACTTCCTGCAGCTGGGCGCCTACTGGCGCCGGTCGATCGGCGGCTGGCGCATGAATGTCGGCGGCGGCGGCGGCTACGGCTGGTACGACGGCGACCGGACGTTCAACTCGGGCGACCTGAACAACGACGGCGTGGCCGACGTCCAACGCCACAACACCGCCAAGTGGAACGGCTACACGTTCAACGCCTTCGCCGGCACGGGCTATGAGGCCAAGTTCGCGGGCCGCTACTTCGTCCGTCCCGAAGGCTCGCTCGACTACCTCTATCTGAGCGAGGGCCAGCGCAAGGAATCGGGCGGCGGCGACGGCTTCGACCAGATCATCAGCAAGCGCAACTCCAGCGCCCTGACCGGCGATGTCGGCGTGGCGTTCGGCGCCGACTACGGCCGCGACCTGTGGTGGCGTCCGGAAGTGCGGGTCGGCTATCGCCAGCAACTGGCCGGCGATCTGGGCGACACGATCGCCCAATACACCGGCGGCGGCACGCCCTTCACCCTGGCTTCGGCCAACGACAAGGACGGCGCGGTGACCCTGGGCTTCGCCCTGCGGGCCGGCACGCCGATGTCCTACCTGGCGATCGAAGGCAACGCCGAGGCGGCCAAGAAACAGAAGCGCTACAACCTGAAACTCACCGGACGGGCGATGTTCTAGAGCCGCCAAGGCGGCCCAAAGAACACCGATCGACAAGGCCCGCGCTCCAGCGCGGGCCTTTTTCGTTTGAAATTCCAATGCGTTAGAGGCGCCGCACGGCTCAGCCTGAAGGAAAACTCAAAGCTTCCCGCCCATAACTCTATTCAATACGTAGGAATAATCGTCTTTTGTCCCGATCAACGAAGACGTCAGCTCAGGCGTCGAGAGGGGAAGACCATGACCAAGTTTCTCACGACCCGAACCACTCTGCGCACGGCCCTGATCGCCGGCGCCTCGCTCGTCGCCATGACCGGCGCGGCCCATGCCCAGTCCGCGGCCCAGACGCCCGAGCAGCAGCAGGCCCGCATCGAGGCTCTCGAGGCCCAGCTCGAGGCCCTGTCCAGCCAGATCGCCGACCTGAAGGCCGCCACGGCCGCCAGCCTCAAGGACGTCCGCACCGTCCAGGCCGCGGCCCCCGCGGTCACCATCGCCGGCGGCAAGCCGGCCATCACCTCGGCGGACGGCGCCTTCTCGGCCAAC
The window above is part of the Caulobacter soli genome. Proteins encoded here:
- a CDS encoding autotransporter domain-containing protein, with amino-acid sequence MQRKVLVATVATAPLLAMAFGAYAETVITTARTTPIATATATSGGTADDVKVDTGGGITLTTAGPLVTLNSNNKVTIGGNGLTSLGVNGSTGVLIQGGTTGSVTNNAVISLTEDYTPADSDADGDLDGAFAQGSNRYGIRLQGPGVFTGDIVQSSTGSIVIEGNNSAGVSLESGLVGNLTVNGGVAVTGDNAYGVHVGGPVSGNVTINGTTNTLGLNATGVAIDGNVNGAFVIQGAVTTTGYRYTTRPAETSVAKLDADDLLQGGSAVRVTGDVGGGILLNGPTASTVVDGTTTTTSTISSSTTATASLTSFGAAPALQIGSDTRAVTIGAVGAADNAYGLVSKGSISASGVYDKVTATAVQIGGATGQATTLAGGARFDGTVAAGARDATATGVNLTAGASVPTIWNRGSITATSGSYAGTTNTGDARGVVIAAGAVANTLNNSGTIQATRTGETGNAIAVLDSSGTLNTINNSGQILASVTAPGVKTDGLTTTTTAVATGKAIALDLSASTTGVTVNQVTPVSTSVTTTFPSTDTVTTTSAATTTTAPVIVGEVRFGSGADTFNVQAGSVIGDITFGAGADALNIGGGALVIGGLRDSDGQLAINVANGSLAVTNAETINATSLNIGANGKMVFTVDPTAGTNTHIVTSGAVNIASGAQLGLRLTSLLSAPTSYTVITGGTLTAGTINQDLLGGTPYLYVASSRTDTNNVYLDVRRRTSAEIGMNKAQASAYDATFAALGKDSAIAAAYLGQSTKDGLLGLYDQMMPDQGEGIFAAMQNVSHAISTATAYRPDPGDRYGPDSLWVQEINTLVRRDTDDTMGSDTQAFGFVGGYEAMGDAGGALGLTLAYVSVEEHDIAAKVGEQTTGNFLQLGAYWRRSIGGWRMNVGGGGGYGWYDGDRTFNSGDLNNDGVADVQRHNTAKWNGYTFNAFAGTGYEAKFAGRYFVRPEGSLDYLYLSEGQRKESGGGDGFDQIISKRNSSALTGDVGVAFGADYGRDLWWRPEVRVGYRQQLAGDLGDTIAQYTGGGTPFTLASANDKDGAVTLGFALRAGTPMSYLAIEGNAEAAKKQKRYNLKLTGRAMF
- the pstC gene encoding phosphate ABC transporter permease subunit PstC, with the translated sequence MLTWLSLLFLALFSGAAFMAGRSRALKSSGGSAAKLHSLPNYYGVYAALWAGAPAALLLLLGATFGGRVEDAMLQAQRPAAVQALTPDRQDVFFSDVNAIAIGQAASEVSYDGALKAAFDAKVVEAKRIDGIVSYSVLGLAGLLALAGFLLATPRINTEFRARNRVEGWIAGVLIACSVAAVLTTLGIVMSLIWESWRFFQSVSPLSFLFGTEWAPQIAMRADQVASSGAFGAVPLFAGTFLVMMIAMLVAAPIGLYSAIYLSEYAGRGLRSTIKPLLEILAGVPTVVYGFFAALTVGPIFRAFFNGIGASLAGGPLDDLAQYLMQVQNQMALVAGVVMGIMLIPFVSSLSDDIINAVPQSLRDGSYAMGATKSETVKKVVLPAALPGIMAAMLLAVSRAVGETMIVTMAAGLQAKLTANPLDTVTTVTVQIVTLLTGDQEFDSPKTLSAFGLGLTLFVVTLGLNIIALRIVQKYREQYD
- a CDS encoding sensor histidine kinase, coding for MPMASPSSSARSDGSASTPLGVWGAVLVGPAALLALAATGGAHTSAAIPAALLSGVVGYVLARRSLKRPIDATAPAPAPAAVDQPPPFGLILETLPDPLMVIAAEEADDLTGRRFVFANAAARELFKLQPRGGLLVSALRSPQVLEAVDESLFGGVRRSVDYVGGGAQGREWAAHCAPLGVDERGSRLALLVLSDETDTRRSERTRADFLANASHELRTPLASLSGFIETLRGHAKDDVGARDKFLGIMQAQAERMARLIDDLMSLSRIELNEHIPPLGQVDLAMATIDVLDALAPQTKDKSVTFDPVLPPRGAAVVEGDRDQIVQVIQNLVDNAIKYTPREGVIRVEIFSGLTADMAIAPRDPAAARMSLLTPDHAVEERYASFRVSDRGPGMAREHLPRLTERFYRVEGQKSGERSGTGLGLAIVKHIMNRHRGGMTVESVQGEGATFGVYFPMARITSEPPRALPEPATSDAVAKLS